In the genome of Candidatus Reidiella endopervernicosa, one region contains:
- the rsxE gene encoding electron transport complex subunit RsxE, translated as MPTSLNKKSAYEEMIKGLWRDNPVFIQVLGMCPMLAVTNSAVNAVVMGFATFFVLVVSSFLVASFTPWIPKQVRISLYVIIIATFVTVVDYTILALMPAVHKELGAFIPLIVANCMILGRQEAFASRYGVRLAVSDAVGMSLGFMFALFVLGAVREILGVGQLFGIDLFGANFEPWVIMILPPGGFLTLGLILLFFNWLTEKRKQFLVKVAIAERSEI; from the coding sequence ATGCCAACAAGCTTGAATAAAAAGTCAGCCTACGAGGAGATGATCAAGGGTCTCTGGCGAGATAACCCGGTCTTCATCCAGGTGCTCGGCATGTGCCCGATGCTCGCGGTCACCAACTCGGCAGTCAACGCCGTGGTGATGGGTTTTGCGACCTTCTTTGTGCTGGTCGTCTCCAGTTTTCTCGTCGCCAGCTTCACCCCATGGATTCCTAAACAGGTACGTATCTCACTCTACGTCATCATCATCGCCACCTTTGTTACCGTGGTCGACTACACCATTCTGGCGCTGATGCCGGCGGTGCATAAGGAGCTCGGCGCCTTTATCCCGTTGATCGTCGCCAACTGCATGATCCTCGGTCGTCAGGAGGCATTTGCCTCGCGCTACGGGGTGAGGCTCGCGGTCAGCGATGCAGTCGGCATGTCGCTCGGCTTTATGTTTGCGCTGTTTGTACTCGGCGCGGTACGCGAAATTCTCGGCGTCGGTCAGCTCTTCGGCATCGATCTCTTCGGGGCCAATTTTGAGCCGTGGGTGATCATGATCCTGCCACCGGGCGGCTTCCTCACCCTCGGCCTGATCCTGCTCTTCTTCAACTGGCTGACCGAAAAGCGCAAACAGTTCCTCGTAAAGGTGGCCATTGCCGAGAGGAGTGAGATCTAA
- a CDS encoding FMN-binding protein — translation MSEISLEPQEPSSIRLVMSLAVAGFLSGIIIISIFEATLSTITENKARELREAVFRVLPGATQMQPMIYEDNLLVVARGKTDPDETIYAGYDEQGNFVGYAISNKGPGFQDTIHVIYGYAPAKRQIIGMWILDSRETPGLGDKIYKDAAFVAEFDALSIEPTVKSVKKGTKTSNNRVDSITGATISSKAVVRIINEGNAVWLGRLPNPGSEAAFEEVTGGQ, via the coding sequence ATGAGTGAGATCAGCCTCGAACCGCAGGAGCCAAGCTCGATCCGTCTGGTAATGTCGCTGGCCGTGGCCGGTTTCCTCTCTGGCATCATTATTATCTCGATCTTCGAGGCGACCCTCTCGACCATTACCGAGAACAAGGCACGTGAACTGCGCGAGGCGGTCTTCCGCGTACTACCCGGTGCGACCCAGATGCAGCCGATGATCTACGAGGATAACCTGCTGGTCGTCGCCAGAGGGAAAACCGATCCCGATGAGACGATCTACGCCGGTTACGACGAGCAGGGTAACTTTGTCGGTTATGCCATATCCAACAAGGGACCCGGCTTCCAGGATACGATCCACGTCATCTACGGCTACGCACCGGCAAAGCGCCAGATCATCGGCATGTGGATCCTCGACAGCAGAGAGACCCCCGGCCTGGGTGACAAGATCTACAAAGACGCCGCCTTTGTTGCCGAATTCGACGCTCTCTCAATCGAACCGACGGTTAAGAGCGTGAAGAAGGGAACCAAGACCTCAAACAATCGGGTCGACTCGATTACCGGAGCGACCATCTCTTCCAAGGCCGTAGTCAGAATCATCAATGAAGGGAATGCTGTTTGGTTAGGTCGATTGCCAAATCCGGGAAGTGAAGCCGCTTTTGAAGAGGTAACAGGTGGGCAGTAA
- a CDS encoding RnfABCDGE type electron transport complex subunit D, with protein sequence MAKDPKLLLQASPMLRQGMTTPTAMFDVWIALAPATLAALWFFGLSALLVLLASIIGAVLTEWVFTAEEKRGVAMRDNSAALTGLLLGLTLPPGLPLWMAFIGGMVATGMGKVIWGGLGTNLFNPALLGRAFLLATFPIAMTTWAPSAGPVDFFTVHASNLAMPFMQAPPTDALSAATPLGQMKFEQSSTPFMQLLIGNTSGSIGETSGLLLILGGLFLWLRRDIDWRIPAAIFISAALFSGVLYMVDSVRYPGPIFTLFSGGMLLGAIYMATDPVTSPVTPKGAIIFGIGIGLLVVLIRVYGGFPEGMMYAVLLMNAATPLIDRKTQPRVFGREVKKHE encoded by the coding sequence ATGGCCAAAGACCCCAAACTACTCCTGCAGGCATCACCGATGCTGCGTCAGGGGATGACCACCCCGACGGCGATGTTCGATGTCTGGATCGCACTTGCTCCAGCCACCCTCGCCGCCCTCTGGTTCTTCGGCCTCAGCGCCCTGCTGGTACTGCTCGCCTCGATTATCGGTGCCGTGTTGACCGAGTGGGTATTCACCGCCGAAGAGAAACGCGGTGTCGCGATGCGTGATAACAGCGCCGCACTGACCGGCCTGCTGCTCGGTCTCACACTGCCGCCGGGACTACCACTCTGGATGGCCTTTATCGGCGGCATGGTAGCGACCGGAATGGGTAAGGTGATCTGGGGCGGGCTCGGTACCAACCTCTTCAATCCGGCGCTGCTGGGGCGTGCCTTTCTACTCGCTACCTTCCCGATCGCGATGACCACCTGGGCTCCCTCGGCGGGACCGGTCGACTTCTTCACCGTCCATGCCAGCAACCTGGCGATGCCCTTCATGCAGGCGCCGCCCACCGACGCACTCTCCGCCGCCACACCGCTGGGTCAGATGAAGTTCGAGCAGAGCTCAACCCCCTTCATGCAGTTGTTGATTGGCAATACCAGCGGTTCGATCGGTGAGACCAGCGGCCTGCTGTTGATCCTCGGCGGCCTCTTCCTCTGGCTGCGCCGCGATATCGACTGGCGCATCCCAGCGGCGATTTTCATCAGCGCTGCTCTCTTCTCCGGCGTACTCTATATGGTCGACTCGGTCCGCTACCCCGGACCGATCTTCACCCTCTTCTCCGGCGGTATGCTGCTCGGTGCAATCTATATGGCAACCGATCCGGTCACCTCTCCAGTGACGCCAAAAGGAGCGATCATCTTCGGTATCGGCATCGGGCTGCTAGTGGTGCTGATCCGCGTCTACGGCGGCTTCCCTGAGGGGATGATGTACGCGGTATTGCTGATGAATGCGGCAACGCCCCTGATCGATCGCAAGACCCAGCCGAGAGTCTTTGGCCGCGAGGTGAAAAAGCATGAGTGA